A window of the Linepithema humile isolate Giens D197 chromosome 4, Lhum_UNIL_v1.0, whole genome shotgun sequence genome harbors these coding sequences:
- the IFT52 gene encoding intraflagellar transport protein 52 homolog, whose product MSSIFDNSNNNENIIIFDVSKNERKLNEEFKILQRKLKAKWKFIENNEVISEESLANAKILVLPGPLNKFTELEMNSIRTFLNSGGNVLVTLGEGGENKSNTNINFLLEEFGIMINNDSVARMSYSQTMHPKESLISQGLSNKSIFLKNHNEYIGTKFLYPYGATLNVVQPSVVALSSGSIAIPMNRPICAYHCVKNGGKLIVLGSSRMLTDTYIEKENNDSLREMIFDFFEINLTETADLHTDDIEFWEYNFVPDITQQADNPKVCTQDLDNIDIPREYTKLFKHHFYSVNLNMVPACIKAYEALGVKHEPLTLIPPHFEAPLPPTQASVFPPSFQELPPPALELFDLDEAFSSDFLKLSQLTNKYTETKDLSSDKELDDYIREFGSIVKINNSITHTAKEVLNSVFQIICSYKAVHD is encoded by the exons ATGAGttcaatttttgacaatagcaacaataatgaaaacattattattttcgatGTGTCAAAAAATGAAAGGAAACTGAACGAGGAGTTTAAAATACTTCAACGCAAATTGAAAGCAAAGTGGAAATTTATCGA GAATAACGAAGTGATATCCGAAGAATCGTTGGCAAACGCCAAGATTTTGGTATTGCCAGGaccgttaaataaatttaccgaACTTGAAATGAATTCTATTAGAACATTCTTAAATTCCGGTGGCAATGTGCTTGTTACACTTGGAGAGGGTGGCGAAAATAAGTCCAatacaaatatcaattttttgctGGAAGAATTTGgcataatgataaataacg ACAGTGTAGCACGTATGAGTTACAGTCAAACAATGCATCCTAAAGAGTCTTTAATTTCCCAAGGCTTGTCAAACAAATccatatttctaaaaaatcacAATGAATACAT CGGtacgaaatttttatatccttaTGGTGCGACTTTAAATGTAGTGCAACCATCCGTCGTCGCTTTGTCCAGCGGATCAATTGCTATTCCAATGAACAGACCTATTTGCGCTTATCACTGTGTGAAAAACGGCGGTAAGCTAATTGTGTTGGGTTCATCGAGAATGCTAACAGATACTTACATAGAGAAGGAGAATAATGATTCGTTGCGAGAAATGATTTTcgatttctttgaaataaatctcACGGAAACGGCGGACCTCCATACTGATGATATAGAA TTTTGGGAATACAATTTTGTGCCTGATATAACGCAGCAGGCTGACAATCCAAaagtttgcacacaagacttGGATAATATCGACATACCTCGTGAATACACTAAGTTATTTAAACATCACTTTTattctgtaaatttaaatatggtACCAGCTTGCATAAAAGCATATGAGGCTTTGGGAGTGAAACACGAACCACTTACTTTGATTCCACCTCATTTTGAGGCACCTTTACCTCCCACACAGGCTTCG gtATTTCCCCCAAGCTTCCAAGAACTACCACCACCTGCTTtagaattatttgatttagACGAAGCCTTCAGCTCGGATTTCTTAAAACTGTCACAACTTACCAATAAATATACAGAAACAAAAGATTTATCAAGCGACAAGGAACTGGATGACTATATCAGAGAATTTGGaagtatagtaaaaataaataattctatcaCACACACCGCCAAAGAAGTGTTGAATTccgtttttcaaataatttgcagTTATAAAGCAGTGCATGATTGA
- the LOC105673426 gene encoding nuclear transcription factor Y subunit gamma, whose translation MSVFFVNANQDSEVEGDSNGDLQIASPGNSEAQQALAHFWPKVMEEIKNITSMDLKTQSLPLARIKKIMKLDGDVKMISAEAPMLFAKAAEIFIHELTLRAWVHTEDNKRRTLQRNDIAMAVTKYDQFDFLIDIVPRDEIKQSKAQNEATVRTSMNSDQVHYYFQLAQQQASTNQNVQTSGATTQPIQIVQPSGGQIQTINIGSPVEQETTNTSTAQTVTVQSPQQSSGQHVIQLQQAQQTPTTQTGGIQIVQQIVTPSGEIQQIPIQLTPQQLQMIRMQVQGGNNQPIIIQTAPIQTQPQLIQVAQGTQAPVFLQTSSADTE comes from the exons ATGTCTGTATTCTTCGTAAATGC caatCAAGATAGCGAAGTAGAAGGCGATTCAAATGGAGATTTGCAAATTGCATCACCGGGCAACTCTGAGGCCCAACAAGCACTGGCTCACTTTTGGCCAAAAGTCatggaagaaataaaaaacattacaagT ATGGACCTCAAGACACAATCATTACCGTTGGCAAGGATAAAGAAGATCATGAAGTTGGATGGAGATGTGAAAATGATAAGTGCAGAAGCACCTATGCTCTTTGCCAAAGCAGCGGAGATTTTTATACACGAATTAACTCTCAGAGCTTGGGTACACACAGAGGACAATAAGAGACGAACTCTTCAACGAAATGATATTGCAATGGCAGTTACAAAATACGACCAATTCGATTTTCTCATAGATATAGTACCTAGAGACGAAATCAAGCAGAGCAAAGCACAAAATGAAGCTACTGTACGTACATCAATGAACTCCGATCAGGTTCATTATTACTTCCAATTGGCACAGCAGCAGGCTTCGACGAATCAAAATGTACAGACCAGTGGTGCTACCACGCAACCTATACAAATAGTCCAACCTTCCGGCGGACAAATTCAGACCATCAATATCGGCAGTCCTGTAGAACAG GAGACCACTAATACGAGTACAGCCCAAACAGTTACAGTTCAAAGTCCACAGCAATCATCCGGTCAACATGTCATTCAACTTCAGCAAGCACAACAAACGCCCACCACCCAAACAGGAGGGATACAAATCGTGCAACAAATTGTCACCCCTAGTGGCGAAATTCAACAAATACCT attcaaTTGACTCCTCAACAACTACAGATGATTCGCATGCAAGTGCAGGGTGGAAACAATCAACCGATAATAATACAGACTGCTCCGATTCAAACGCAACCACAATTGATACAAGTTGCACAAGGCACGCAAGCTCCCGTTTTCTTACAGACCTCCAGTGCAGATAccgaataa